A DNA window from Calliphora vicina chromosome 1, idCalVici1.1, whole genome shotgun sequence contains the following coding sequences:
- the LOC135964106 gene encoding uncharacterized protein LOC135964106 yields MAQASARIYATPSKVDALTNQEIGAELQEALARSREGEFKYNYLYGFRKLGDPLIDYRRESKQWTYPQDIEFIVLCHAEEGHNVAYVDIKIDQSSTQHDANIIGGGIGQNHIRILLKAQNTYWFKYEVRIFGRNNLQEIKE; encoded by the exons atggCTCAGGCAAGTGCCAGAATTTATGCAACGCCTTCTAAAGTAGATGCTTTAACGAATCAAGAAATTGGAGCTGAATTACAAGAGGCTTTGGCAAGATCCCGTGAAGgagaatttaaatataactacTTGTATGGATTTAGGAAACTAG gtGATCCTTTAATTGATTATCGACGAGAATCTAAACAGTGGACATATCCCCAAGATATAGAATTCATAGTGCTTTGTCATGCTGAAGAGGGACACAATGTGGCCTATGTAGATATTAAAATCGACCAAAGTTCTACACAACATGATGCAAACATTATTGGAGGTGGCATAGGTCAAAATCATATACGTATATTGCTAAAAGCCCAAAATACATATTGGTTTAAATATGAAGTGCGTATCTTTGGCCGAAACAATTTGCAAGAGATTAAAGAATAA